A DNA window from Microcystis aeruginosa NIES-843 contains the following coding sequences:
- a CDS encoding Uma2 family endonuclease — MITTLIEREAEPILISDLTWREFKAVEQLIERPGLRLSFLDGVLEIRKMPGKKQETIKKRIASLVEIYLEFLELDFTPTGSVTLENEFEKVKKEGDESYELGANRKHPDLVIEVVVSSGGINKLEAYKRLQIPEVWFWTNDELLFYSLGNEGYEAVSKSQLLPSLDVGLLMRCINTENHAQALREFRAGIKIIEPT; from the coding sequence ATGATAACTACACTCATTGAACGGGAAGCAGAACCAATTTTAATTAGTGACCTAACCTGGAGAGAATTTAAAGCTGTTGAACAGCTAATTGAGCGCCCAGGGTTAAGGTTATCTTTTTTAGATGGAGTTTTGGAGATTAGAAAAATGCCAGGGAAAAAACAGGAAACTATCAAAAAACGTATTGCTTCTTTAGTAGAAATTTATTTAGAATTTTTGGAATTAGATTTTACTCCTACTGGTTCTGTCACCCTAGAAAATGAATTTGAAAAGGTTAAAAAAGAAGGTGATGAATCTTATGAATTGGGAGCAAATAGAAAACATCCTGATTTAGTGATTGAGGTGGTTGTTAGTAGTGGAGGAATTAATAAACTGGAAGCATACAAACGGTTACAAATTCCTGAAGTTTGGTTTTGGACGAATGATGAGTTATTGTTTTATAGTTTAGGAAATGAGGGATATGAAGCTGTTAGTAAATCGCAACTTTTACCGAGTTTAGATGTAGGTTTATTGATGCGTTGTATTAATACAGAAAATCATGCTCAAGCACTGCGGGAATTTAGAGCAGGGATAAAAATTATTGAACCAACATAA
- a CDS encoding ATP-binding protein, translating into MTRWFNIAGPCKDDIHYMLSPTVRLPDLEELIEQESYFVLHAPRQTGKTTAMLSLAKQLTDRGNYAAVMVSVEVGSAFNHDPTAAELAILGTWYDTIDIRLPKELQPPVKQWRQEEPGSRIKAFLSDWATSLNRPLVLFIDEIDSLQDQTLISVLRQLRDGFPNRPENFPTSVGLIGLRDVRDYKVASGGSDRLNTSSPFNIKVASLTMRNFNLAEVGELYQQHTAATGQIFTPEAIETAYDLTQGQPWLVNALAKEIVEKMVKDRSIAITEETILQAKEILIARQDTHLDSLAERLREKRVKNIIEPILAGQTLPDTLADDRQYLIDLGLLRRDPMGGLVISNPIYREVIPRVLVQGTQDSLPLISPSWLTAKGELNIDALLTAFLKFWRQQVEPLLGSTVYHEIAPHIVLMAFLHRVVNGGGVLEREYAIGSDRMDLCLSYKDVILEIELKVWRDKKRDPQADGIEQLESYLGRLGLDFGWLFIFDRRKNALPMEERLSTEVVVTENQYRITVIRA; encoded by the coding sequence ATGACTCGCTGGTTTAATATTGCCGGTCCCTGTAAAGACGATATCCACTATATGCTCTCTCCCACAGTACGATTACCAGATTTAGAGGAGCTAATTGAACAAGAAAGTTATTTTGTCCTTCACGCACCACGACAAACAGGGAAAACCACAGCCATGTTATCCCTAGCAAAACAACTTACCGATAGAGGAAATTATGCCGCAGTCATGGTATCTGTAGAAGTAGGAAGTGCATTTAATCATGATCCTACTGCCGCAGAATTAGCAATTTTAGGAACTTGGTATGATACCATAGATATCCGCTTACCTAAAGAATTACAACCACCTGTTAAACAATGGCGACAGGAAGAACCAGGAAGCAGAATTAAGGCTTTTTTATCAGATTGGGCAACATCCTTAAACCGCCCTTTAGTATTATTTATAGATGAAATTGATTCTTTACAAGACCAAACATTAATATCAGTTTTACGACAGTTAAGAGATGGTTTTCCTAATCGTCCTGAAAATTTTCCGACCTCAGTAGGATTAATTGGTTTACGAGATGTGAGAGATTATAAAGTAGCATCTGGTGGTAGTGATAGATTAAATACATCTAGTCCTTTTAATATAAAAGTTGCTTCTCTGACTATGCGAAACTTTAATCTTGCAGAAGTAGGAGAATTATATCAACAGCATACAGCAGCAACTGGACAAATTTTTACACCAGAAGCAATAGAAACAGCTTATGATTTAACCCAAGGACAACCTTGGTTAGTCAATGCTTTAGCTAAAGAAATTGTAGAAAAAATGGTAAAAGATAGAAGTATTGCTATTACCGAAGAAACCATTTTACAAGCTAAGGAAATATTAATTGCTCGTCAGGATACTCATTTAGATAGTTTAGCAGAAAGACTCAGAGAAAAACGAGTTAAAAACATTATTGAACCAATTTTAGCAGGGCAAACATTACCAGATACCCTAGCAGATGATCGCCAATATTTAATAGATTTAGGATTATTACGACGTGATCCGATGGGGGGATTAGTTATTTCAAACCCTATTTATCGTGAAGTTATTCCCCGTGTTTTAGTACAAGGAACTCAGGACAGTTTACCTTTAATTAGTCCTAGTTGGTTGACAGCAAAAGGTGAATTAAATATAGATGCTTTATTAACAGCATTTCTCAAATTTTGGCGACAACAGGTCGAACCATTATTAGGTAGTACGGTATATCATGAAATCGCTCCACATATTGTATTAATGGCTTTTTTACATCGCGTGGTTAATGGTGGGGGAGTTTTAGAAAGGGAATATGCAATTGGTAGCGATAGAATGGATTTATGTCTGAGTTATAAAGATGTAATTTTAGAGATTGAATTAAAAGTATGGCGGGATAAAAAGCGCGATCCTCAAGCTGATGGGATCGAACAATTAGAGTCTTATTTAGGGCGTTTGGGTTTAGATTTTGGTTGGTTATTTATCTTTGATAGGAGGAAAAATGCTTTACCAATGGAAGAAAGATTATCCACTGAAGTTGTGGTGACAGAAAATCAATATAGAATTACTGTGATTAGGGCATGA
- a CDS encoding glycosyltransferase family 4 protein produces the protein MSGDLYYLIAFLIAHTVVLWSTPLVKTVGLKSGYVDKPNPRKVHEKPMVRLGGVSIFVGALTALLIVWWLGGFAGLNSDREWEVWGVTLGGLGFFLIGLADDLFNLSPLNRLVMQFSVAFLAWQAGVRIDFLSIPFGDLLQIHWLSLPVTLLWLVGMANAINWIDGLDGLAAGVSGISAVVILIVTLVMGQPAAAIIAAALAGGALGFLRYNFNPAQIFMGDGGAYFMGFTLAGVAVIGLAKTTAVTTVAVTAVLLPYLILAVPLLDMSTVIISRLKRGKSPFVADKRHLHHRLLKAGISHRLTVLFIYALTLWVGSLALGFSNVPSGWGFAFGATLLLGYVGWQVWRNRGSEP, from the coding sequence ATGTCTGGAGATTTATACTATCTAATTGCTTTTCTGATCGCCCATACAGTGGTACTTTGGAGTACCCCCCTCGTCAAAACCGTCGGACTGAAAAGCGGTTACGTCGATAAACCCAACCCAAGGAAGGTCCATGAAAAGCCTATGGTTCGACTGGGGGGAGTTTCGATTTTTGTCGGCGCTTTAACTGCCCTCCTGATCGTTTGGTGGTTGGGAGGGTTTGCCGGTTTAAACAGCGATCGAGAATGGGAAGTGTGGGGCGTAACCCTAGGCGGTTTGGGCTTTTTCCTCATCGGTCTAGCGGATGATCTTTTTAATCTTTCGCCCCTCAATCGTCTGGTAATGCAGTTTAGCGTCGCTTTTCTAGCTTGGCAAGCTGGGGTGAGGATCGATTTCCTCTCTATTCCCTTCGGCGATTTATTACAAATTCATTGGCTAAGTTTGCCAGTTACTCTCCTCTGGTTAGTGGGGATGGCTAACGCAATTAACTGGATTGACGGTTTAGATGGATTAGCGGCGGGAGTTTCCGGTATATCTGCCGTGGTTATTTTGATTGTAACTTTGGTGATGGGACAACCGGCCGCCGCTATTATCGCCGCCGCTTTAGCGGGTGGGGCCCTGGGTTTTCTGCGTTACAATTTTAACCCCGCCCAAATTTTTATGGGGGATGGTGGGGCCTATTTTATGGGTTTTACCCTCGCGGGTGTGGCGGTGATTGGATTGGCTAAAACTACTGCTGTGACTACTGTTGCCGTTACCGCCGTCCTATTACCCTATCTCATCCTCGCGGTTCCTCTCCTCGATATGTCAACGGTGATTATTTCCCGTCTCAAACGCGGAAAATCCCCTTTTGTGGCTGATAAACGTCATTTACACCATCGTTTACTAAAAGCGGGTATCTCTCACCGTCTGACAGTATTATTTATCTACGCCCTAACTCTCTGGGTGGGCAGTTTAGCCCTCGGTTTCTCCAATGTTCCCAGTGGTTGGGGTTTTGCCTTTGGTGCAACTCTCCTCCTCGGTTACGTCGGTTGGCAAGTCTGGCGCAATCGTGGCAGTGAACCGTAA
- the glyA gene encoding serine hydroxymethyltransferase yields the protein MTDTNLDILSLTDPAIAGILQKELQRQRDHLELIASENFTSAAVMAAQGSVLTNKYAEGLPKKRYYGGCEYIDEAEQLAIDRVKRLFGANHANVQPHSGAQANFAVFLTLLQPGDTIMGMDLSHGGHLTHGSPVNVSGKWFRVVQYGVSPESERLDYDLILDIARKEKPKLIICGYSAYSRQIDFEKFRAIADEVGAYLMADIAHIAGLVATGHHPNPLPHCDVVTTTTHKTLRGPRGGLIMTKDEELGKKFDKSVFPGTQGGPLEHVVAAKAVAFGEALKPEFKIYSGQVIANAQALAGQLKARGIKIVTDGTDNHLMLLDLRSVGMTGKEADRLVSTINITANKNTVPFDPESPFVTSGLRLGSPAMTTRGLGETEFIEIGNIIADILLNPGDEALRTACRQRVAKLCESFPLYPHLHISVPALA from the coding sequence GTGACTGATACGAACTTAGATATACTATCCCTGACGGATCCAGCGATCGCAGGGATTCTGCAAAAAGAACTGCAACGTCAAAGAGATCACCTAGAATTAATCGCTAGTGAAAACTTTACCTCCGCTGCCGTCATGGCCGCCCAGGGTTCGGTTTTAACCAACAAATACGCCGAAGGACTGCCAAAAAAACGCTACTATGGCGGTTGCGAATACATTGACGAAGCGGAACAATTAGCGATCGATCGGGTTAAACGACTATTTGGGGCAAACCACGCTAACGTACAACCCCACTCCGGCGCCCAAGCTAATTTCGCCGTTTTCCTGACCCTCTTGCAGCCCGGCGATACGATTATGGGTATGGATCTCTCCCACGGGGGTCATCTTACCCACGGTTCCCCCGTTAACGTTTCTGGGAAATGGTTCCGAGTAGTACAGTACGGAGTAAGTCCCGAAAGCGAACGCCTGGACTACGATCTCATCCTTGACATCGCCCGCAAGGAAAAACCCAAACTAATTATCTGCGGTTATTCTGCCTACTCGCGCCAGATTGATTTCGAGAAATTCCGCGCCATCGCTGACGAAGTGGGGGCCTATCTGATGGCAGATATCGCCCATATTGCCGGTTTAGTGGCTACTGGTCATCATCCTAACCCCCTACCCCACTGTGATGTGGTCACCACCACCACTCACAAAACCCTGCGCGGTCCTAGGGGGGGGTTAATTATGACCAAAGACGAGGAATTAGGTAAAAAATTCGATAAATCCGTCTTCCCCGGTACCCAAGGCGGGCCCCTAGAACACGTGGTCGCGGCGAAAGCGGTGGCTTTTGGGGAGGCCCTGAAACCAGAGTTTAAAATCTATTCGGGCCAAGTAATCGCTAATGCCCAAGCTTTGGCCGGTCAGTTGAAAGCTAGAGGGATTAAAATTGTCACCGATGGTACGGATAATCACTTGATGTTACTCGATTTAAGATCCGTGGGCATGACCGGGAAAGAAGCCGATCGCTTGGTCAGTACCATCAATATTACCGCTAATAAAAACACTGTTCCCTTCGATCCCGAGTCTCCCTTTGTCACCAGTGGTCTGCGCTTGGGTTCCCCGGCTATGACCACCAGAGGACTAGGAGAAACGGAATTTATCGAGATTGGCAACATTATCGCCGATATTCTCCTTAATCCAGGTGATGAAGCCCTGAGAACTGCTTGCCGTCAACGGGTAGCCAAACTCTGTGAAAGCTTCCCCCTCTATCCCCATCTCCATATTTCCGTCCCCGCCTTGGCCTAA
- the ppc gene encoding phosphoenolpyruvate carboxylase: protein MSVLVSSTETEQDIFSTSNLFLQQRLKLIEDLWKEVLVSECGQELVDLLELLRHLCSEEGQVTDDSPEATIAKMIEDLELGEAIKVTRAFALYFQLINIIEQHYEQRDQQLLRRTVIGEENESPKADPTQKSLLATIVGADWLEKTLNESDHSGPKSGLFHWLFPYLKQVNVPPQEIQRLLDQLDIRLVFTAHPTEIVRHTIRIKQRRISGILEKLDQAEEIFRSMGLTNSREAQTVTKQLKEEIRFWWRTDELHQFKPTVVDEVDYALHYFDEVLFDSLPQLTLRLQQSLQSSFPRLQAPKNNFCRFGSWVGGDRDGNPSVTPEVTWKTCCYQRNLVIKKYLDAIRDLTSILSASLHWCHVLPELLDSLDRDKQQMPEIYSQLAIRYRQEPYRLKLAFIQKRLENTRDRNDRLNDPEERQLLTKLNETNIYRSGSEFLAELQLLKRSLFQTGLSCQELDRLIAQVEIFGFVLTQLDFRQESTRHAECIEEIAQYLGVLPKPYGKLTESEKIAWLVAELKTRRPLIPREMPFSERTCETIETLRVLRSLQGEFGLEICQTYIISMTNEASDVLEVLLLAQEAGLYDPATSRSSLRIVPLFETVDDLKHAPGIMQTLFELPLYRATLAGGYDHLAALNGEDVTPEPAILEPSNLQEIMVGYSDSNKDSGFLSSNWEIHKAQKALQKTAKQYGVNLRLFHGRGGSVGRGGGPAYAAILAQPRGTINGRIKITEQGEVLASKYSLPELALYNLETAVTAVIQASLLGSGFDDLEPWNRIMEELATRSRQTYRSLIYEEPDFLDFFLSVTPIPEISLLQISSRPARRKSGQQDLSTLRAIPWVFSWTQTRFLLPAWYGLGTALQMFLDDSPSRNLELLRHFYHKWPFFQMVISKADMTLSKVDLQMAYHYVSELSKQEDRERFQRLFERIKEEYNRTSEIVLQITGEKHLLDNDPNLQRSVQLRNGSIVPLGFLQVSLLKRLRQYNSQAQSGVIHFRYSKEELLRGALMTINGIAAGMRNTG from the coding sequence ATGAGCGTCCTTGTCTCCTCGACCGAAACCGAACAGGATATTTTCAGCACTTCCAACCTGTTTCTGCAGCAAAGACTGAAATTAATCGAAGATTTATGGAAAGAAGTCTTAGTCTCCGAATGTGGTCAAGAATTAGTCGATTTACTGGAATTACTGCGCCATCTCTGTTCTGAGGAAGGACAAGTGACCGATGATAGTCCAGAAGCAACGATCGCCAAAATGATCGAAGACTTGGAACTAGGGGAAGCGATCAAAGTTACCCGCGCTTTTGCCCTCTATTTCCAGTTAATAAATATAATCGAACAACACTACGAACAAAGGGATCAGCAACTACTGCGACGGACGGTGATCGGGGAAGAAAACGAAAGTCCCAAGGCTGACCCAACGCAAAAAAGCCTTTTAGCCACCATTGTCGGGGCCGATTGGCTAGAAAAAACCCTGAACGAGTCCGATCACTCCGGCCCAAAATCGGGACTATTTCACTGGTTATTTCCCTATCTCAAACAGGTTAACGTCCCTCCCCAAGAAATTCAGCGTCTTCTCGATCAGTTAGATATTCGTCTGGTTTTCACGGCTCACCCCACGGAAATTGTCCGTCATACCATTCGCATTAAACAGCGCCGTATCTCAGGCATTCTCGAAAAACTTGACCAAGCAGAAGAAATCTTTCGCAGTATGGGGTTAACTAACTCCAGAGAAGCACAAACAGTCACCAAACAGTTAAAAGAAGAAATACGTTTTTGGTGGCGAACAGATGAACTACACCAATTTAAACCCACCGTCGTCGATGAAGTGGATTATGCCCTGCACTACTTCGATGAAGTTCTCTTTGATTCCCTACCCCAGTTAACCCTGCGTCTGCAGCAAAGCCTACAATCCTCCTTTCCCCGTTTACAAGCGCCGAAAAATAACTTCTGTCGCTTCGGTTCTTGGGTCGGGGGAGATCGGGATGGCAATCCCTCCGTTACCCCCGAAGTCACCTGGAAAACCTGCTGTTATCAGCGCAATCTCGTTATTAAAAAATATCTCGATGCTATTCGCGACCTGACCAGTATTTTAAGTGCCTCCCTGCACTGGTGTCACGTCTTGCCGGAGTTGCTGGACTCCCTGGACAGAGATAAACAGCAAATGCCCGAAATCTATAGCCAGTTAGCAATTCGCTACCGTCAGGAACCCTATCGCCTCAAATTGGCCTTTATTCAAAAACGTCTGGAAAATACGCGTGATCGCAATGATCGCCTCAATGACCCGGAAGAACGACAATTATTAACTAAACTCAACGAAACCAACATCTATCGCTCCGGTTCCGAGTTTTTAGCCGAATTACAGCTATTAAAGCGCAGTCTCTTTCAAACCGGTCTTTCTTGTCAAGAACTCGATCGACTGATCGCCCAAGTAGAGATTTTTGGCTTTGTCCTGACTCAGTTAGATTTTCGGCAAGAATCCACCCGTCACGCCGAATGTATCGAAGAAATCGCTCAATATCTCGGAGTTTTACCGAAACCCTATGGCAAATTAACCGAATCAGAAAAAATCGCCTGGTTAGTGGCGGAATTAAAAACCCGTCGGCCCCTAATTCCCCGGGAAATGCCCTTTTCGGAAAGAACCTGCGAAACCATTGAAACCCTGCGAGTTTTAAGAAGTCTGCAAGGGGAATTTGGTCTGGAAATCTGCCAAACCTACATTATCAGCATGACCAACGAGGCCAGCGATGTGCTAGAAGTGCTGTTATTAGCCCAAGAAGCCGGTTTATACGACCCCGCCACTAGCCGCAGTTCCCTGCGCATCGTTCCCCTCTTTGAAACCGTCGATGACCTCAAACACGCCCCCGGCATCATGCAGACTTTGTTTGAATTGCCCCTCTATCGGGCAACCCTAGCTGGCGGTTACGACCATTTAGCGGCTTTAAACGGGGAGGACGTGACCCCGGAACCGGCCATCTTGGAACCGAGTAATTTACAGGAGATTATGGTGGGTTACTCCGATAGTAACAAGGATTCTGGCTTTTTGAGCAGTAATTGGGAAATTCATAAGGCCCAGAAGGCTTTACAAAAAACCGCTAAACAATACGGCGTGAATCTACGTCTTTTTCATGGCCGGGGCGGTTCCGTCGGTCGGGGTGGTGGACCGGCCTACGCCGCTATCCTCGCCCAACCCCGGGGAACGATTAACGGTCGCATTAAAATCACCGAACAAGGCGAGGTTTTAGCCTCGAAATACTCTTTACCAGAATTGGCCTTGTATAACCTCGAAACGGCCGTAACGGCAGTCATACAGGCAAGTTTACTGGGCAGTGGTTTTGATGATCTCGAACCCTGGAATCGCATCATGGAGGAGTTAGCCACCCGTTCACGGCAAACCTATCGCAGTTTGATTTATGAAGAACCGGACTTTTTAGACTTCTTCCTGTCCGTAACTCCCATTCCTGAAATTAGTCTTTTACAGATTAGTTCCCGACCAGCGCGCCGGAAAAGTGGTCAACAGGATTTAAGTACCCTGCGGGCAATTCCCTGGGTATTTAGTTGGACCCAAACCCGTTTTCTTTTACCGGCTTGGTATGGTTTAGGGACAGCTTTACAGATGTTTCTCGATGATTCTCCTAGCAGAAATTTGGAATTGTTACGCCATTTTTATCACAAGTGGCCTTTCTTCCAGATGGTGATTTCTAAGGCAGACATGACTCTATCGAAGGTGGACCTACAGATGGCCTATCACTACGTCAGTGAACTTTCTAAACAGGAAGATCGAGAACGTTTTCAACGTCTGTTTGAAAGGATCAAAGAGGAATATAATCGCACTAGCGAGATTGTTCTCCAGATCACCGGCGAGAAACATTTATTGGATAATGATCCGAATTTACAGCGCTCGGTGCAGTTACGCAACGGTTCGATCGTTCCCCTCGGTTTCCTACAGGTGTCTCTCCTCAAGCGTTTACGTCAATACAACAGTCAAGCTCAATCCGGTGTGATTCATTTCCGCTATTCTAAAGAGGAGTTATTAAGGGGTGCTTTAATGACGATTAATGGTATTGCCGCAGGGATGAGAAATACCGGTTGA
- the minE gene encoding cell division topological specificity factor MinE yields MNDLIDKLLAWRGSGKSGDQAKKRLKLILAHDRADLSPELLSMMRQEILEVVGRYLDIDTEETELLLESDQRTTALIANFPIRRIKRRPLTEKLP; encoded by the coding sequence ATGAATGACCTGATCGATAAACTTCTAGCATGGCGCGGTTCGGGCAAAAGTGGCGACCAAGCTAAAAAACGCTTAAAACTTATTCTGGCCCATGATCGCGCCGATCTTAGTCCCGAACTTCTTAGTATGATGCGTCAAGAAATCTTAGAAGTGGTCGGTCGTTATCTTGATATCGACACCGAGGAAACCGAGTTACTCTTAGAAAGTGACCAACGGACTACAGCCCTGATTGCTAATTTTCCGATTCGTCGGATCAAACGCCGTCCTTTAACCGAGAAATTGCCATGA
- the minD gene encoding septum site-determining protein MinD, whose protein sequence is MARVIVVTSGKGGVGKTTVTANLGSALSQLGCRVALVDADFGLRNLDLLLGLEQRIVYTALDVVAGDCSLDKALVKDKRQENLVLLPAAQNRTKEAITADQMKDLVAQLSKSYDYVLIDCPAGIEMGFRNAIAAAEEAIIVTTPEMSAVRDADRVVGLLESEDIKSIRLIVNRLRPEMIQLNQMISVEDILDLLVIPLLGIIPDDQRIIISTNKGEPLVLEEKTSLPSMAFRNIAQRLQGRDVPFLDLMAGQEGFLTRLRRRLFGP, encoded by the coding sequence ATGGCTCGTGTAATTGTGGTGACATCGGGAAAGGGAGGAGTTGGTAAAACGACAGTAACGGCGAACTTAGGTTCAGCCTTATCTCAATTAGGCTGTCGAGTCGCCCTTGTCGATGCTGATTTCGGACTGAGAAATCTCGATTTATTGTTAGGATTAGAACAGCGTATCGTTTATACTGCGCTCGATGTGGTGGCGGGAGATTGTAGCCTTGATAAAGCTTTAGTTAAGGATAAAAGACAGGAAAATCTGGTCTTATTACCGGCGGCACAAAATCGCACCAAAGAGGCGATTACTGCCGATCAAATGAAGGATTTAGTCGCCCAATTGTCAAAAAGTTACGACTATGTATTGATTGATTGCCCGGCAGGAATTGAAATGGGTTTTCGCAATGCGATCGCCGCTGCTGAAGAAGCGATCATCGTTACTACTCCGGAAATGTCGGCGGTGAGAGATGCCGATCGCGTGGTGGGATTACTAGAAAGCGAAGATATTAAGAGTATCCGTCTGATTGTCAACCGGCTGCGGCCAGAAATGATCCAACTGAATCAGATGATCAGCGTCGAGGACATTCTCGACTTATTGGTAATTCCCCTGTTGGGGATTATTCCCGACGATCAAAGAATTATTATTTCCACTAATAAAGGAGAACCATTAGTATTAGAGGAGAAGACTTCTCTCCCCTCTATGGCCTTTAGAAACATTGCCCAGCGTTTACAGGGTCGCGATGTGCCGTTTCTAGATTTAATGGCCGGTCAGGAAGGGTTTCTCACTCGTCTGCGTCGTCGCTTATTTGGGCCTTAA
- the minC gene encoding septum site-determining protein MinC, with protein MDETKTEINQEIDSETEKIAPSASVMSRYAQIHLKSEGDKLLLILPKTGAGETSQDWTDILTGLKYYLRNSGQNCPARTPVHLQANDRLMDTRQLQAIATILDSAELPLHTIQTQRRQTAVAAATMGYNVEQMRSSPTVFGDEQPLPSLLAEPLYLKTTLRSGVEIRHPGTVIVMGDVNPGGSIVADGDILVWGGLRGVAHAGFRGDRAAVIMALRIDLTQLRIAELVARTPALNSDRMEPEIACISEGGIRIIGAYNFSRTYTFKDKVGWVEKK; from the coding sequence ATGGATGAAACTAAAACCGAAATAAATCAAGAAATCGACTCAGAAACCGAAAAAATTGCGCCATCAGCCTCGGTAATGTCGAGATACGCCCAAATCCACTTAAAAAGTGAGGGCGATAAATTGCTGCTAATTTTGCCCAAAACCGGTGCCGGGGAGACAAGTCAGGATTGGACAGATATCTTGACAGGATTAAAATATTATCTCCGTAATAGCGGCCAAAACTGCCCCGCTAGAACACCAGTACACCTACAGGCCAACGATCGCCTGATGGATACGCGCCAACTACAAGCGATCGCCACAATTTTAGACAGTGCCGAATTACCCCTGCATACCATCCAAACCCAAAGAAGACAAACCGCAGTAGCAGCGGCAACCATGGGTTACAATGTCGAACAAATGCGCTCGAGTCCCACGGTTTTCGGGGACGAGCAACCGCTACCATCCCTCCTCGCCGAACCTTTGTACTTAAAAACTACCCTGCGATCGGGTGTAGAAATCCGTCACCCGGGCACAGTTATAGTCATGGGCGATGTCAACCCCGGCGGATCGATCGTCGCTGATGGCGATATATTGGTTTGGGGGGGTTTACGCGGTGTGGCCCATGCTGGATTCCGCGGCGATCGAGCAGCGGTAATTATGGCCCTGCGAATCGACTTAACTCAACTGAGGATCGCTGAATTAGTGGCACGCACCCCGGCTTTGAATAGCGATCGCATGGAACCAGAAATTGCCTGTATCAGCGAAGGAGGAATCCGCATCATTGGGGCTTATAATTTTTCCAGAACCTACACCTTTAAAGATAAAGTTGGATGGGTCGAAAAAAAGTGA
- a CDS encoding type II toxin-antitoxin system YhaV family toxin: MIVNGWRIYFIKRLFGQQRRDLQVEVRKLKNTLPTEAYRTHSTVKLYRAIMVAIKEKIPLDPFASHFALTGALKHYGRVKKMGLPDRYRLFFRAIQTEEYKAIFVLWLGYPRKQGDKNDCYKAFTKMVERGDFPNSLDALILDSQED, translated from the coding sequence TTGATAGTTAACGGTTGGCGAATCTACTTTATTAAAAGACTTTTTGGGCAACAACGCCGCGATTTACAAGTTGAGGTTCGTAAACTAAAAAACACCTTGCCAACAGAAGCATACCGTACTCATTCTACAGTCAAACTCTACAGGGCGATTATGGTCGCCATTAAAGAAAAAATCCCTCTCGACCCTTTTGCTTCCCATTTTGCTCTGACTGGGGCGCTCAAGCATTACGGAAGAGTCAAAAAGATGGGACTACCTGACCGTTATCGCTTATTCTTTCGGGCTATACAAACCGAGGAGTATAAAGCTATTTTTGTTTTATGGCTAGGCTATCCTCGCAAACAAGGGGATAAAAATGATTGTTATAAAGCCTTCACAAAAATGGTTGAGCGAGGTGATTTTCCCAATTCTCTTGACGCTTTAATCCTTGATAGCCAAGAAGATTAG
- a CDS encoding type II toxin-antitoxin system RelE/ParE family toxin, with amino-acid sequence MIKSFASKETEQVFKRKFSRKLPQDIQRNARRKLEVLDAAETLQDLYIPPSNRLEKLSGDRKNQHSIRINDQWRICFIWKNGNAYNVEIVDYH; translated from the coding sequence ATGATTAAGAGTTTTGCATCTAAGGAGACAGAGCAGGTATTCAAACGTAAATTTTCACGAAAATTACCTCAAGATATTCAACGAAATGCTCGGAGAAAGCTAGAAGTTTTAGACGCGGCCGAAACTTTACAGGATTTATACATTCCTCCATCTAATCGGTTGGAAAAACTCTCAGGAGATAGAAAAAATCAGCATAGTATCCGAATTAACGATCAGTGGCGGATCTGTTTTATTTGGAAAAATGGCAACGCCTACAATGTAGAAATAGTCGATTATCATTAA
- a CDS encoding HigA family addiction module antitoxin: MTEKKLLAPIHPGEILLEEFLKPMEISQERLAEDLNVPIEQIKEIIEEKRGITADIALRLSRYFGMSERFWMNLQTRYDIEVEKDRLRERLEKEVKVYAASQAL; encoded by the coding sequence ATGACTGAGAAAAAATTATTAGCTCCCATTCATCCTGGTGAGATTCTGTTAGAAGAATTTCTCAAACCGATGGAAATTAGCCAAGAACGTTTGGCAGAAGATCTTAATGTACCAATAGAGCAAATCAAGGAAATTATCGAGGAAAAGCGAGGAATTACTGCCGATATTGCCTTAAGGCTTTCTCGTTATTTTGGTATGTCTGAAAGGTTCTGGATGAATCTTCAAACAAGGTATGATATTGAAGTAGAAAAAGATAGGCTCAGAGAACGTTTAGAGAAGGAAGTAAAAGTCTATGCTGCTTCACAAGCACTGTAG